The Halomonas sp. 7T genome contains a region encoding:
- a CDS encoding J domain-containing protein has protein sequence MSIARFSTFELLLLKSRSQVDTATLLLLAWVLVHRQHVSEGQRRRRLAQVTAQFRHGHELGPVMGIAHSQDLQAIQLAAEVVRKECSKERSLSVIHQAITVATDDGDISLANHYILRFLADLLDVTPSTLSTLFQELTGKPLRAPEDPSRDAYWQQHDPEYHARQAQEAQAAEQQAKDAEAKAEQRQQAKTEKRQEKQRQQAQARNAKERAQREKEKRRREKTQQEKTRREQSQQERARRERWQQEQARQEESRRQQRQRSSSAPPPDRKTRALAVLGLTPGASRTDVRQAYRRMAQLHHPDRFYSESEHQVALASARFQRIKSAYDYLMQTY, from the coding sequence ATGTCCATTGCCCGTTTCTCAACCTTTGAGCTGCTACTGCTAAAAAGCCGCAGCCAAGTGGATACGGCTACCCTGCTACTGCTGGCCTGGGTGCTGGTACATCGTCAGCATGTTTCTGAAGGGCAGCGGCGCCGCCGCTTGGCCCAGGTAACCGCACAGTTTCGCCACGGTCATGAGCTGGGGCCCGTCATGGGTATTGCCCATAGCCAAGACCTGCAGGCGATTCAGCTCGCCGCCGAGGTGGTTCGCAAAGAGTGCTCTAAGGAGCGTAGCCTGAGCGTTATTCATCAGGCTATTACCGTGGCCACCGACGACGGGGATATTTCCCTGGCAAATCACTATATTCTGCGCTTCCTAGCCGACCTGTTAGACGTAACACCCAGTACGCTTAGTACGCTGTTTCAAGAGCTTACCGGTAAACCGCTACGCGCACCGGAAGACCCAAGCCGGGACGCCTACTGGCAACAGCACGACCCAGAGTACCACGCCCGCCAGGCCCAAGAAGCCCAAGCGGCTGAGCAGCAAGCCAAAGATGCTGAAGCCAAAGCGGAGCAGCGCCAGCAGGCAAAGACAGAAAAGCGGCAGGAGAAGCAGCGTCAACAGGCACAAGCGCGTAACGCTAAAGAGCGTGCGCAGCGAGAGAAAGAGAAGAGGCGCCGGGAAAAAACCCAGCAGGAAAAAACGCGACGAGAACAGTCTCAGCAGGAGCGAGCTCGTCGGGAACGCTGGCAGCAAGAGCAAGCACGTCAGGAGGAGTCTCGTCGCCAACAGCGTCAGCGTTCCAGCAGTGCGCCACCACCTGACCGCAAAACCCGCGCCTTGGCGGTGTTAGGCTTAACACCCGGCGCCAGCCGAACCGATGTGCGTCAAGCCTATCGCCGCATGGCGCAGCTGCATCACCCGGATCGCTTCTATTCAGAGAGCGAGCACCAGGTTGCCCTGGCATCGGCACGCTTCCAACGCATAAAAAGCGCCTATGATTATTTAATGCAAACCTACTAA
- a CDS encoding mechanosensitive ion channel domain-containing protein, protein MRQHWIIKLMMGVIITALLGVMAQAQAQSVSLPSLVGGSDASEEPNVSSDDFQSSLNDVISMLESEERRSELLNSLRELQISTEAADEDGVVRQGLLGALADTLSDLGEQAQAGNSPIDEWSRQLVQGADDLRALNEGAGQGEAIRVIADAAVLGVVWSVLLILMIALGRLVATRREWPLDLPRDPKAWLLVVHFLRRMLPWTLSFAITLGIGQLLPSSSGRTIVLVVAYVCLCGRALSVVFETVIAFFSRGHRFTAVQLLQQQALRGLFVIGALIALGDAVNSTRLVDLLGAELSSLVSVLANMLAALLSARFIFRFKRPIRHLICNRPYKQRRDASAAVEMVRTLGGLWHIPALLMVGGSLLAIFITVGDVGTALARSIISASLLVLTLVATGLLRRQAERMGKRRHRHRYSQYRKRLERFGFVLAHICTWMVFAELSMQVWGGSLFGLGQQAVASARIGQALISLGSTVLLAWLVWIFADTAIQRALTSSARSRGRRVNQARAQTITPMIRNVIFVTILIIAVIAGLANLGVNVTPLLAGAGVIGLAIGFGAQTLVQDLITGIFILIEDSLAVDDFVQINGHMGTVEGLTLRTVKLRDLDGVVHIITFSRIESIHNMSRQFGIALMRIRIPYDMKIDDAITLMQETAQELRKDPMMRHYIWSPLEMQGVQGFEDGCPILRMRFRTAPEMQWDVSRAFNLLLKQRMEAQEMDLGVPRLSVSMEARSDARDSSSEGSVFSIDESGHEEEGAHKKPAPPKPAPRPTTSEKRRDALEREGELPQGKPQAQGVPKG, encoded by the coding sequence GTGCGACAGCACTGGATAATCAAGCTGATGATGGGCGTCATTATCACCGCTCTGCTAGGGGTAATGGCGCAGGCTCAAGCACAGAGTGTTTCACTGCCCAGCCTAGTCGGTGGAAGCGATGCAAGTGAAGAGCCAAACGTTAGTAGCGATGATTTTCAAAGCTCGCTGAATGACGTTATCTCGATGCTTGAAAGTGAGGAGCGGCGCAGTGAGCTGCTGAATTCGCTGCGTGAGCTGCAGATAAGTACGGAGGCTGCCGACGAGGACGGCGTGGTGCGTCAGGGGCTACTAGGCGCGCTTGCCGATACGTTGTCTGATCTTGGCGAGCAGGCTCAGGCAGGTAACTCGCCCATTGATGAGTGGTCGCGACAGCTCGTACAGGGGGCTGATGATTTACGCGCTTTAAATGAGGGTGCTGGCCAGGGCGAAGCAATTCGTGTGATCGCGGATGCCGCCGTGCTGGGTGTTGTCTGGAGTGTGTTACTGATCCTGATGATTGCGTTGGGCCGCCTAGTCGCAACGCGGCGTGAGTGGCCGCTGGATCTTCCCCGCGACCCGAAAGCCTGGCTATTGGTCGTTCACTTTTTACGCCGCATGCTGCCTTGGACACTGTCGTTTGCCATTACCTTGGGCATTGGGCAATTGCTGCCTTCCAGTTCGGGCCGCACAATTGTGCTGGTGGTCGCTTATGTTTGCCTATGCGGTCGGGCACTCTCGGTAGTATTTGAAACAGTCATTGCCTTCTTCAGCCGCGGGCATCGTTTTACCGCAGTGCAGCTGCTTCAGCAGCAGGCGCTGCGCGGGCTGTTTGTGATTGGTGCTCTGATAGCACTAGGCGATGCCGTCAACTCAACACGCTTAGTGGATCTGCTAGGCGCGGAGCTTTCAAGTTTGGTATCTGTGCTGGCCAATATGCTGGCGGCACTGCTTTCGGCGCGGTTTATTTTCCGCTTCAAGCGTCCTATCCGTCATCTGATTTGTAACCGTCCTTATAAACAGCGCCGCGATGCCAGTGCTGCGGTTGAGATGGTGCGTACCTTGGGAGGGTTGTGGCATATCCCGGCGCTTTTAATGGTAGGAGGTTCGCTGTTAGCGATCTTTATTACCGTGGGCGATGTGGGCACGGCGCTGGCCCGTTCCATTATCTCAGCCAGCTTACTGGTGCTGACGCTGGTAGCGACAGGGCTACTGCGCCGCCAGGCCGAGCGTATGGGCAAGCGTCGCCATCGCCACCGCTACAGCCAATACCGTAAACGTTTGGAGCGGTTCGGGTTTGTGCTGGCGCATATTTGTACCTGGATGGTGTTTGCCGAGCTTTCGATGCAAGTTTGGGGAGGGTCGCTGTTCGGCCTGGGCCAGCAGGCGGTGGCCAGCGCTCGCATTGGGCAAGCGTTGATTAGCTTAGGCTCGACCGTGCTGCTAGCGTGGCTGGTGTGGATTTTTGCCGATACGGCGATTCAGCGCGCGCTGACATCGTCGGCGCGCTCCCGCGGGCGCCGGGTGAATCAGGCGCGTGCGCAAACCATCACGCCGATGATCCGCAACGTAATTTTTGTCACCATTTTGATCATTGCGGTGATTGCGGGGCTGGCCAATCTAGGCGTGAACGTCACGCCGCTGCTGGCGGGTGCCGGTGTCATTGGTTTGGCGATTGGTTTTGGGGCGCAAACGCTGGTTCAGGACTTAATCACCGGGATTTTTATCCTGATTGAAGACTCGCTAGCGGTTGATGACTTTGTGCAGATCAATGGCCATATGGGAACGGTGGAGGGGCTCACCCTGCGCACCGTTAAGCTGCGCGATTTGGATGGCGTCGTGCATATCATTACCTTCAGCCGTATTGAATCGATCCACAACATGTCGCGCCAGTTTGGCATTGCGTTAATGCGGATTCGTATCCCTTACGATATGAAGATTGACGATGCGATTACGCTGATGCAAGAGACCGCACAGGAGCTGCGCAAAGACCCGATGATGCGCCACTACATCTGGTCGCCGCTGGAGATGCAGGGCGTGCAGGGCTTTGAAGATGGCTGCCCGATTTTACGCATGCGTTTTCGTACCGCGCCTGAAATGCAGTGGGATGTGTCTAGGGCGTTTAACCTGCTGCTCAAGCAGCGTATGGAAGCGCAGGAAATGGATCTGGGCGTACCGCGGCTTAGCGTTAGTATGGAGGCGCGTTCAGATGCCCGTGACTCTTCTAGTGAGGGAAGTGTCTTCTCCATTGACGAGTCGGGTCATGAGGAGGAGGGTGCGCACAAGAAACCAGCTCCCCCAAAGCCAGCGCCACGCCCGACAACCTCTGAAAAGCGTCGAGATGCCCTGGAGCGTGAGGGGGAGTTACCCCAGGGCAAGCCCCAGGCTCAAGGCGTACCCAAGGGCTAA
- a CDS encoding amidoligase family protein, translating into MTLQAPPHRLNSNGQTRRVGVEVEFAGLPPRDTAALVRDLFGGELNVVSPHRLLVEGTQWGEFGIELDTQYAHPDKALLEEHHENDSEWARQQHQRRVEFHQKTRELIGDMVTGLVPTEIVCPPIPWDELEALDALFQTLRDRGAKGTDASLLYGFGLHLNPEVERFDVDYLLSMLRAYLLLASWLRDEIKVDITREVLPHANPFPKEYALKVLDFNYQPDLESFIADYLHYNPTRNRELDLLPLFAFLRPEYPHELFHTSLIKPRPTFHYRLPNAQLSQPGWGSVMEWNRWVEVEKLAADASALRARCDEYVAYHNRPLHTRLKETLLQLLGRR; encoded by the coding sequence ATGACGCTGCAAGCTCCCCCTCACCGTTTAAATAGTAACGGGCAAACGAGGCGTGTTGGCGTAGAAGTTGAATTTGCCGGCCTACCGCCTCGCGACACTGCTGCACTGGTGCGCGACTTATTTGGTGGTGAGCTTAACGTGGTAAGCCCCCACCGGCTACTGGTAGAAGGCACGCAATGGGGTGAGTTTGGCATCGAACTAGACACGCAATACGCACATCCCGACAAAGCGCTGCTGGAAGAGCACCACGAAAACGACAGCGAATGGGCTCGCCAGCAACACCAGCGGCGCGTGGAGTTTCATCAAAAAACCCGCGAGCTGATCGGCGACATGGTCACAGGCCTCGTGCCCACTGAAATTGTCTGCCCACCGATCCCTTGGGATGAGCTTGAGGCATTAGACGCGCTCTTCCAAACCTTGCGCGATAGAGGTGCCAAGGGAACCGATGCGAGCCTGCTGTATGGGTTCGGACTGCACCTCAACCCTGAGGTAGAGCGCTTTGATGTTGATTATCTGCTCAGTATGCTGCGCGCATACTTACTTCTGGCCAGTTGGCTGCGCGATGAAATCAAGGTAGACATTACCCGTGAGGTTCTTCCCCACGCGAACCCGTTTCCCAAAGAGTACGCGCTGAAGGTTCTCGACTTTAACTATCAACCTGACCTGGAAAGCTTTATTGCTGATTACCTACACTACAATCCGACCCGTAATCGTGAGCTAGACCTACTACCGCTCTTCGCGTTTCTGCGTCCCGAGTATCCTCATGAATTGTTCCATACGTCTCTCATTAAGCCCCGCCCTACGTTTCACTACCGGCTGCCCAATGCCCAGCTTTCACAACCCGGCTGGGGCTCGGTAATGGAGTGGAACCGCTGGGTGGAGGTTGAAAAGTTGGCCGCCGATGCCAGTGCCTTACGCGCACGCTGCGATGAGTATGTTGCCTACCATAACCGCCCTTTGCACACGCGGCTTAAAGAAACGCTGCTGCAGCTACTCGGTCGTCGCTAA
- a CDS encoding gamma-glutamyl-gamma-aminobutyrate hydrolase family protein → MSRPLIGITSSDHKSQLAFLFDWFAVWRHGGKPLRLSPSRPLPDHLDGLIIGGGDDIQAHLYGGEVQLDVRLDPARDALELSLLDRFIPKDTPVLGICRGAQLINVHLGGTLDPDIYTTHEGLKRRRTVLPRKTVDIVGASQLHSLLGVTWCRVNSLHHQAVNKAGKGINIVARDRDGLVQGIESTEHAFLIGVQWHPEWLVFNRPQQRLINALVEAAKKNRR, encoded by the coding sequence ATGTCTCGACCGCTAATTGGAATTACCTCATCGGATCATAAAAGCCAGCTAGCTTTTTTGTTTGACTGGTTTGCCGTATGGCGACACGGCGGCAAGCCCCTGCGTCTATCGCCCTCTCGCCCGCTGCCCGACCACTTGGACGGTTTGATTATTGGCGGCGGCGACGATATTCAGGCCCACTTATACGGTGGTGAGGTGCAGCTAGACGTGCGCCTAGACCCCGCGCGGGACGCGCTAGAACTCAGTCTGCTGGATCGCTTCATCCCAAAGGACACGCCGGTACTGGGTATTTGCCGAGGAGCGCAGTTAATCAATGTCCATTTAGGCGGCACCCTCGACCCCGATATCTATACGACCCACGAAGGTTTGAAACGGCGTCGAACGGTACTACCTCGTAAGACGGTGGATATTGTCGGCGCTAGCCAACTCCATAGCCTGCTTGGGGTAACGTGGTGCCGAGTGAACAGCTTGCACCATCAAGCGGTGAATAAGGCAGGTAAAGGCATTAATATCGTTGCCCGTGATAGGGATGGGCTGGTACAGGGTATTGAGTCAACGGAACACGCGTTTTTGATTGGCGTGCAGTGGCATCCAGAGTGGCTAGTATTTAACCGCCCCCAACAGCGCTTGATTAATGCGCTGGTAGAGGCGGCCAAAAAAAACAGGCGCTAA
- the tpx gene encoding thiol peroxidase, translated as MQQITRAGAPMDVAGTLPAVGQAAPEMTLTNSDLEDVTLATYQGKRKVLNIIPSVDTPTCAMSTRRFNELASSLDNTIVLVVSADLPFAAKRFCGAEGLDNVETLSTFRHREFQETWGVALCNSAMEGLCARAVVVLDADNRVLHSELVSELKNEPDYEAALAALKS; from the coding sequence ATGCAACAGATTACCCGCGCAGGCGCGCCGATGGATGTGGCTGGTACGCTGCCTGCCGTTGGCCAAGCCGCCCCCGAGATGACGCTGACCAACAGCGACCTGGAAGATGTCACCCTGGCCACTTACCAGGGTAAGCGTAAGGTGCTGAATATTATCCCCAGTGTTGATACACCCACCTGCGCGATGTCGACGCGGCGTTTTAACGAGCTGGCGTCCAGCCTGGATAATACTATTGTGCTGGTGGTGTCAGCCGATCTGCCGTTTGCCGCCAAGCGTTTTTGCGGTGCTGAGGGGCTGGACAATGTTGAAACGCTCTCTACGTTTCGCCATCGGGAATTCCAGGAAACCTGGGGAGTGGCGCTATGTAACAGTGCCATGGAAGGGCTGTGTGCCCGTGCGGTGGTTGTGCTGGATGCGGATAACCGCGTGCTGCACAGCGAGCTGGTCAGCGAGTTGAAAAACGAGCCAGATTACGAGGCGGCGCTGGCAGCATTAAAAAGCTAG
- a CDS encoding glutamine amidotransferase: MASLVIIKTGDAFPEVVDQHGDFEQLFMQRLRDALPAHLTLCVWDARLTTTPSDDIVGAVITGSHSMVSEQPPWSEALKPWLQQALADDLPLLGVCYGHQLMAAAFGGISDYHPAGRESGTRTVRLTQAGQQDALFSQLPGQFSAHLTHAQSVMQLPPNTTVLAHNSHDAHQALRYGPRQWSVQFHPEFSPPVMRAYIERQRAALRDQGDDPDQLLSEIGETPEATRLLQRFISFI; the protein is encoded by the coding sequence ATGGCCTCTTTAGTCATTATTAAAACCGGCGACGCTTTCCCTGAAGTAGTCGACCAACACGGTGATTTTGAACAGCTGTTTATGCAACGCCTGCGTGACGCGCTGCCCGCACATTTAACCCTTTGCGTATGGGACGCCCGACTGACCACCACGCCTTCCGATGACATTGTAGGCGCCGTGATCACTGGCTCGCACAGCATGGTGAGCGAACAGCCCCCGTGGAGTGAAGCCCTCAAACCCTGGCTACAGCAGGCATTAGCTGATGACTTGCCACTGCTAGGCGTTTGCTATGGCCACCAGCTTATGGCGGCGGCGTTTGGCGGTATTAGCGACTACCACCCCGCGGGACGTGAATCGGGCACACGCACGGTGCGTTTAACTCAGGCAGGCCAGCAGGACGCGCTGTTCAGCCAGTTGCCAGGTCAATTTTCCGCGCATCTTACGCACGCTCAATCAGTCATGCAGCTGCCGCCCAATACCACCGTACTGGCGCATAACAGCCACGACGCCCATCAAGCGCTGCGCTACGGGCCACGCCAGTGGAGCGTGCAGTTTCACCCTGAGTTCTCCCCTCCGGTGATGCGCGCCTACATTGAGCGCCAGCGGGCTGCCCTGCGCGACCAGGGCGACGACCCGGATCAACTGCTGAGTGAGATTGGCGAAACCCCGGAGGCCACCCGCCTGCTGCAGCGCTTTATCAGCTTTATTTAA
- the nfi gene encoding deoxyribonuclease V (cleaves DNA at apurinic or apyrimidinic sites): MDAALHEWNLSPKQAIALQHQLAKQLELGDRIDPVTHIAGVDIGFEEGGAITRAAVVVVKWSPETAPQLPVVEQVVHREPTRMPYIPGLLSFREIPAALGAFAKLTTTPQLVMVDGHGIAHPRRLGVAAHLGLWLDLPAIGIAKSRLTGTHAEVGEARGDWVPLMAKQEVIGAVLRSRTSVKPVFVSPGHRLTLATSLEWVMRCLGPTKLPEPTRLADRLASRRDQKSVK; the protein is encoded by the coding sequence ATGGACGCCGCGCTACATGAATGGAATCTATCTCCCAAACAGGCCATTGCCCTGCAACATCAACTAGCCAAACAGCTGGAGCTTGGTGACCGCATCGATCCGGTGACACATATCGCGGGGGTGGATATTGGTTTTGAGGAAGGCGGTGCGATTACGCGGGCGGCAGTGGTGGTGGTGAAGTGGTCGCCAGAAACGGCTCCACAGCTGCCGGTTGTCGAGCAAGTGGTGCACCGTGAGCCCACCCGGATGCCCTATATACCCGGGCTGCTCTCATTTCGTGAAATTCCTGCTGCGCTGGGCGCCTTTGCCAAGCTCACCACCACGCCGCAGCTGGTGATGGTGGATGGTCACGGGATCGCCCATCCACGGCGGTTGGGCGTGGCAGCCCATCTGGGGTTGTGGCTGGACTTACCCGCTATTGGCATTGCTAAATCACGCCTAACTGGAACCCACGCAGAGGTGGGCGAGGCGCGAGGCGACTGGGTGCCGCTGATGGCTAAGCAAGAGGTGATTGGCGCGGTACTGCGCTCACGAACGAGCGTGAAACCCGTGTTTGTTTCACCGGGTCACCGGCTAACGTTGGCAACGTCGCTTGAATGGGTCATGCGCTGTTTAGGGCCCACCAAGCTCCCCGAGCCGACCCGCTTAGCGGACCGGCTGGCATCAAGGCGAGATCAAAAAAGCGTTAAATAA
- a CDS encoding DEAD/DEAH box helicase, whose amino-acid sequence MTSTSVASPSFGDLALLPAVLSAVEAQGYEIPSPIQAQTIPALLEGRDMLGQAQTGTGKTAAFALPLLSRLELTRREPQVLVMAPTRELAQQVAASFSKYGQNLKGLEVAILCGGQEYREQLGALKRGAQVIVGTPGRIIDHLDRGSLKLDGLSALVLDEADEMLRMGFIDDVKRVVADTPKEAQRVFFSATLPTEIERIVNRYLVNPVKVAIESRTTTGENIEQRIVRVDGGAKLEAVARILEVEPVDAAIVFVRTRAACTTLVEQLTARGVNAAGLSGDLDQSLRERTITRLKRGKVDVLIATDVAARGLDVPRITHVINYDLPQDAEAYTHRIGRTGRAGRSGIAITFAGFREGRKVGWMEQATGQKMTEMPLPDEAAIRAHRDEVFHHRVVAALTKGAEEQRALVERLVEEGHDAVELACAFAAMARADEAPIGRLQAPRKEKPMRDGGMGKPGGARRERTGAPSEGMTRYRVSVGHKDGVKPGQLVGALANEGGIEGARIGRIDIRNAFSVVELPSGLPSTILAKMARARVAGRPLEISEDSAPERAPRRRRDDGDAPVRRRERA is encoded by the coding sequence ATGACCTCGACTTCTGTCGCTTCGCCGAGCTTCGGCGATCTTGCTCTATTGCCTGCCGTTCTCTCTGCTGTTGAAGCACAAGGCTACGAAATTCCTTCGCCCATCCAGGCGCAGACCATTCCTGCGTTGCTGGAAGGCCGCGATATGCTGGGCCAAGCACAAACCGGTACCGGTAAAACCGCTGCGTTTGCACTACCACTGTTATCGCGTTTAGAACTCACTCGTCGTGAGCCACAAGTATTGGTTATGGCGCCGACCCGTGAGCTCGCACAGCAGGTGGCAGCTTCGTTTAGTAAATATGGCCAAAACCTTAAGGGTCTTGAAGTAGCGATCCTGTGCGGTGGTCAAGAGTACCGTGAACAGTTAGGCGCGCTGAAACGCGGCGCCCAAGTGATTGTGGGTACACCGGGCCGCATCATCGATCACCTTGATCGTGGCAGTCTGAAGCTAGACGGCTTGTCAGCACTAGTGCTGGACGAAGCCGATGAAATGTTACGCATGGGCTTTATCGACGACGTAAAACGCGTGGTTGCCGATACCCCGAAAGAGGCTCAGCGTGTGTTCTTCTCGGCTACCTTGCCGACTGAAATTGAGCGCATCGTTAACCGCTACTTGGTTAACCCGGTAAAAGTCGCGATTGAGTCACGCACAACGACTGGCGAAAACATCGAGCAGCGCATTGTGCGCGTTGATGGCGGCGCTAAGCTTGAAGCCGTCGCGCGTATTCTTGAAGTCGAGCCAGTTGATGCTGCTATCGTCTTCGTGCGTACTCGTGCGGCGTGTACGACGCTAGTTGAGCAGTTAACGGCGCGTGGCGTTAACGCCGCTGGTTTGTCGGGTGACCTCGACCAGAGCCTGCGTGAGCGCACCATTACACGCTTGAAGCGTGGCAAAGTCGATGTACTGATCGCGACCGACGTTGCAGCTCGTGGCCTGGACGTTCCGCGTATTACCCACGTTATCAATTACGATCTGCCGCAAGACGCAGAAGCGTATACCCACCGTATTGGCCGTACTGGCCGTGCGGGTCGCAGCGGCATCGCGATTACCTTTGCTGGCTTCCGTGAAGGCCGCAAAGTGGGCTGGATGGAGCAGGCAACCGGCCAGAAAATGACCGAAATGCCGCTGCCTGACGAAGCTGCTATTCGTGCCCATCGCGATGAAGTGTTCCATCACCGCGTTGTTGCGGCGCTGACCAAAGGTGCTGAAGAGCAGCGTGCGCTGGTTGAGCGTTTGGTTGAAGAAGGCCACGATGCGGTTGAGCTGGCCTGCGCCTTTGCTGCGATGGCGCGTGCTGATGAAGCACCTATCGGTCGTCTGCAGGCACCGCGTAAAGAGAAGCCGATGCGTGATGGCGGAATGGGCAAACCAGGTGGTGCTCGTCGTGAGCGCACGGGTGCGCCAAGCGAAGGCATGACCCGCTACCGCGTTTCCGTTGGCCATAAAGATGGCGTTAAGCCTGGCCAATTGGTGGGCGCGTTGGCCAACGAAGGCGGTATTGAAGGTGCGCGTATCGGTCGTATTGATATCCGCAACGCCTTCTCCGTTGTTGAGCTACCCAGTGGCCTGCCCTCCACTATTCTAGCGAAAATGGCTCGCGCCCGTGTGGCCGGTCGCCCGCTGGAAATTAGTGAAGATAGCGCTCCTGAGCGTGCGCCGCGCCGTCGTCGTGACGATGGCGACGCGCCGGTTCGCCGCCGCGAACGTGCGTAA
- a CDS encoding CsbD family protein has product MNWDQIEGNWKEVKGKARASWGELTDDELTQIGGKKDQLIGKLQQKYGLERDEAERRADDWANGL; this is encoded by the coding sequence ATGAACTGGGATCAAATCGAAGGCAATTGGAAAGAAGTGAAAGGAAAAGCGCGTGCTAGCTGGGGTGAGCTAACCGATGACGAGCTCACTCAGATTGGCGGCAAAAAGGATCAACTTATCGGCAAGCTTCAGCAAAAATACGGCTTAGAACGGGATGAAGCCGAGCGGCGTGCTGACGATTGGGCAAACGGCCTTTAG
- a CDS encoding PRC-barrel domain-containing protein: protein MRKSILTTAISTALLGSLAFGVQASTEPQGMYSADDILDAEVFFVGGSGEEIGEVEDILFDEEMRISALVIESGAVLGLGGREIVINTDQFTLETHTESDGDTEHRIMLDASQEEIEAFPTYDRDWWEQTKSNARDAWQTTKEGAQSAWQSTREAVNDNE, encoded by the coding sequence ATGCGTAAATCAATACTCACTACCGCTATTAGTACCGCCCTTTTAGGCAGCCTTGCCTTTGGTGTTCAGGCATCAACCGAACCTCAAGGGATGTACTCTGCCGATGACATCCTGGATGCCGAGGTATTCTTCGTTGGCGGTTCTGGTGAAGAGATCGGCGAAGTCGAAGATATCCTTTTTGATGAAGAAATGCGCATCTCGGCACTGGTCATTGAAAGTGGCGCAGTACTCGGATTAGGCGGTCGTGAAATTGTGATTAATACCGACCAGTTCACGCTCGAAACGCATACCGAAAGCGATGGCGACACTGAGCATCGCATTATGCTAGACGCTTCTCAGGAAGAAATAGAAGCGTTTCCTACCTATGATCGCGACTGGTGGGAACAAACTAAAAGCAATGCACGCGATGCGTGGCAAACGACCAAAGAAGGCGCTCAGAGTGCCTGGCAGTCTACTCGCGAAGCCGTTAATGACAACGAGTAA
- a CDS encoding glutathione S-transferase family protein: MGLLVNGEWVDQWYDTKKHGGEFVRESAQLRDWVGTSPEGSGESYPAEAGRYHLYVSLACPWAHRTLIMRKLKGLEDVIGVSHVSPLMLDKGWTYHQDDGASGDPINHADYHYQLYTLTDPSYTGRVTVPVLWDKKRSAIVNNESADLLRMLNRGFDALTGNDLDFYPEDLRPVIDEVNDDVYEHINNGVYKSGFATEQGVYEKHVHALFEALERAEKRLSEHRYLAGEWLTEADIRLFTTLIRFDAVYYGHFKCNFKRIEDYPNLANYVRELYQWPGVAETVNMDHIKRHYYYSHDTINPTRIVPAGPLLDFERPHDRERLPGQGIRRRER, encoded by the coding sequence ATGGGACTACTTGTTAACGGCGAATGGGTTGATCAGTGGTATGACACTAAAAAGCACGGCGGTGAGTTTGTGCGTGAATCTGCCCAGCTGCGCGATTGGGTAGGAACCAGCCCAGAAGGGTCTGGAGAGAGTTATCCTGCGGAAGCAGGCCGTTACCACCTCTATGTGTCGTTGGCTTGTCCATGGGCACACCGCACGCTGATCATGCGTAAGCTGAAAGGCCTTGAAGATGTGATCGGTGTTTCTCATGTCAGCCCATTAATGCTCGATAAAGGCTGGACGTACCATCAAGATGACGGCGCGAGCGGCGACCCAATTAATCATGCAGACTATCACTATCAGCTTTATACGCTAACGGACCCTAGCTATACCGGACGTGTCACAGTGCCCGTGTTATGGGATAAAAAGCGCAGTGCGATCGTCAATAACGAATCGGCCGATTTGTTGCGCATGCTTAACCGTGGGTTTGATGCGCTAACCGGCAACGATTTAGATTTTTACCCGGAAGATCTCCGTCCCGTGATTGATGAGGTCAATGACGATGTCTACGAGCACATTAACAACGGTGTTTATAAATCAGGCTTTGCCACGGAGCAGGGTGTTTACGAAAAGCATGTCCATGCGCTGTTTGAGGCTCTGGAACGCGCTGAAAAACGGCTGAGCGAGCATCGCTATCTTGCTGGTGAGTGGTTGACCGAAGCGGATATTCGGCTTTTCACCACGCTCATCCGCTTTGATGCTGTTTATTACGGCCACTTCAAATGCAACTTCAAGCGCATTGAAGACTATCCCAATTTGGCTAACTACGTGCGCGAGCTTTATCAGTGGCCGGGGGTAGCTGAAACCGTCAATATGGATCATATCAAACGCCACTATTACTACAGCCACGACACCATTAACCCAACGCGCATTGTGCCTGCTGGCCCGCTATTGGATTTTGAGCGTCCCCATGATCGGGAGCGTTTACCGGGGCAGGGGATTCGTCGTCGGGAACGGTAG